One Gemmatimonadota bacterium genomic window carries:
- a CDS encoding radical SAM protein, which translates to MTTSNQYLLFDDADVDQFPAESQPEDRPDRIGQAEVEYKPTSTILTPATGFMDAYDYTLNPYSGCSYGCTYCYAAFFSRDRTKQDSWGYWVSVKENAVKKMEGIKRPLDDKLIYMSSVTDPYQPIERELKITRKLLKIMAEGYKPKLVVQTRSPDVVRDCDLFHRIKKRGGQVQVNMTVTTDDEDIRRTFEPYCPSNAMRLRAIEQVQAEGIEACITMTPLLLVKDAEVFCKNLLNTHVKKFIAQPFHFQRGRFVAGTSEKAFALMVEKLGCTPSSFRDEYMQHYDETAEVLRKNLPNLGEGKDGFAPPF; encoded by the coding sequence ATGACTACATCTAATCAATACCTGTTATTTGATGATGCCGATGTGGATCAGTTCCCAGCGGAGAGTCAACCGGAAGATCGGCCTGATCGCATTGGACAAGCCGAGGTCGAATATAAGCCTACCAGCACGATATTGACGCCCGCTACCGGGTTCATGGACGCCTACGACTATACCTTGAATCCGTATAGCGGATGCTCTTATGGCTGCACCTACTGCTATGCAGCGTTTTTCAGCCGCGACCGCACAAAGCAAGACTCATGGGGCTATTGGGTTAGTGTCAAAGAGAATGCGGTCAAAAAAATGGAAGGGATCAAACGCCCCCTTGATGACAAGCTTATCTACATGAGCAGTGTCACCGATCCCTACCAACCCATTGAGCGTGAACTGAAGATAACCCGCAAGTTACTGAAAATTATGGCAGAGGGGTACAAACCCAAATTGGTCGTACAAACGCGTAGCCCCGATGTCGTGCGCGACTGCGACTTGTTCCATCGAATAAAAAAAAGAGGCGGACAGGTGCAGGTGAATATGACTGTCACCACTGACGACGAAGACATAAGGCGCACTTTCGAGCCGTACTGTCCTTCCAATGCTATGCGATTACGTGCAATCGAACAGGTTCAGGCTGAGGGCATCGAAGCTTGCATCACCATGACCCCCTTGCTGTTGGTAAAAGACGCCGAGGTATTCTGCAAGAATTTGCTAAACACACATGTCAAAAAATTCATTGCACAACCATTCCACTTCCAGCGGGGCAGGTTTGTTGCAGGCACAAGCGAAAAAGCGTTCGCACTGATGGTAGAAAAACTCGGATGTACACCATCATCATTCCGCGACGAATATATGCAGCACTACGATGAGACGGCAGAGGTTCTTCGCAAGAATTTGCCGAACCTGGGTGAAGGTAAAGACGGATTCGCACCCCCCTTCTAA
- a CDS encoding endonuclease NucS codes for MQIYEDPVHILLREMAEDLIEHPDQQFTRQQAIDWFKEKYPNVSSTTVGAQLARLSTNVPHRTHYSPKPVKDDFFFKIDSQHYRLYNSDQDPKPIHASEESLNDEPSTEEYTNPQGSSEFAYESDLQKYLAKNLSIIKPGLTLYEPEGTSGIEFPAGDGRSIDILAIDSNGDFVVIELKVSRGYDRVIGQILRYMAWVRQNEATSNQNVYGIIIAREISNDLLLASSEARDIQLFEYELSFNLKQVETT; via the coding sequence ATGCAAATATACGAAGATCCTGTCCATATATTGCTGAGAGAAATGGCTGAGGATCTTATAGAACATCCTGATCAACAATTCACAAGACAGCAGGCAATTGATTGGTTTAAGGAAAAATATCCTAATGTCAGCTCAACAACTGTCGGCGCACAGTTAGCACGCCTATCAACGAATGTGCCACATCGGACTCACTACAGCCCTAAGCCCGTCAAAGATGACTTTTTCTTTAAGATTGATAGCCAGCATTACCGCCTCTATAACTCTGATCAAGACCCTAAGCCAATTCATGCCTCGGAAGAATCCCTCAATGATGAGCCTAGTACTGAAGAATACACCAATCCCCAAGGATCATCTGAATTTGCATACGAATCAGATCTGCAAAAATATCTCGCCAAAAATCTTTCTATCATTAAACCTGGGCTCACACTCTATGAACCAGAGGGGACTAGTGGCATTGAATTTCCAGCTGGTGACGGACGTTCTATTGATATTTTAGCTATTGACTCTAATGGTGATTTCGTGGTCATAGAATTGAAGGTGTCTCGAGGCTATGATCGTGTGATTGGGCAGATATTACGCTATATGGCCTGGGTTCGCCAAAACGAGGCCACATCTAACCAGAATGTCTATGGCATAATCATCGCCCGCGAAATTAGCAACGATTTGTTGTTGGCATCGTCTGAGGCCAGAGACATCCAATTGTTTGAATACGAATTATCATTTAATCTGAAACAAGTCGAAACGACTTAG
- a CDS encoding sulfatase has protein sequence MNRPNFMLITADDMNWDAVGAFGCPTAGTTPNIDRLAAGGLRFNHGHVTIAVCQPSRSALMTGRYPHLSGGEGFYHLRHEGVPILPDILRGEGYDVGILGKVTHSTPYAAFQWDMAHDQIDLGQGRNPDAYYQHAKNFVQGAVDGDRPFFLMANSHDPHRPFYGNDKPEWYSELDPPAVPPSRTFDPEEVIIPEFLPDLPDVRLEIAEYYNSVRRCDDTVGRLLNVLDEAGVAENTLIMFLSDNGMAFPFAKTNCYLNSTRTPFLARWPAVIQAGRVDTEHFISGVDYLPTVLDAIGVDIPDGVNGKSRLPVLRGKKQDGCEQVFTQFHQTSGRRNYPMRCVQNTRFGYIFNPWSDGEREFRNESQNGRSWQAMKEAEANDPELAARNHLFSYRVLEEFYDFENDPNALNNLIDDPDYADEIQELRNALEEWMAETNDPARKAFRGRASRQALDDLMDHLADTIGKRPNE, from the coding sequence ATGAACAGACCAAATTTTATGTTGATAACAGCAGATGACATGAACTGGGATGCAGTGGGGGCATTTGGTTGCCCAACAGCGGGCACGACCCCAAATATTGACCGGTTGGCCGCGGGGGGATTGCGGTTTAACCACGGACATGTGACAATAGCAGTATGCCAACCGAGCCGCTCGGCATTGATGACCGGGCGCTATCCGCATCTCAGCGGGGGCGAGGGTTTTTATCACTTGCGACACGAAGGCGTCCCCATACTACCCGATATCTTGCGCGGTGAAGGCTATGACGTGGGCATTTTGGGCAAAGTGACACACTCGACGCCATACGCGGCATTTCAATGGGACATGGCGCATGATCAGATCGATTTGGGGCAGGGACGAAATCCCGATGCGTATTATCAGCATGCAAAAAACTTTGTTCAGGGTGCAGTAGATGGCGACCGCCCATTTTTCCTCATGGCAAACTCCCACGATCCGCACCGTCCGTTTTACGGCAACGACAAACCCGAATGGTACAGCGAACTCGACCCGCCTGCGGTGCCACCTTCGCGCACATTTGACCCGGAAGAAGTGATCATTCCCGAGTTCTTGCCCGATCTGCCGGATGTGCGTCTGGAAATAGCCGAGTATTACAACTCTGTTCGCCGCTGTGATGATACTGTGGGCCGATTGCTCAATGTGCTGGATGAAGCGGGCGTGGCGGAGAACACACTGATAATGTTCTTATCCGATAATGGCATGGCATTCCCCTTCGCAAAAACAAATTGTTATCTAAACAGCACGCGCACGCCCTTTTTGGCGCGGTGGCCCGCGGTCATTCAAGCCGGACGCGTGGATACCGAGCATTTTATCTCCGGAGTAGATTATTTGCCCACAGTGCTGGATGCGATTGGGGTAGATATCCCGGACGGCGTCAATGGCAAATCGCGCCTGCCCGTATTGAGGGGCAAAAAACAGGATGGCTGCGAACAAGTCTTCACGCAATTTCACCAGACCTCGGGGCGGCGCAATTACCCGATGCGATGCGTGCAAAACACGCGATTCGGCTATATCTTCAATCCCTGGTCCGATGGCGAACGCGAATTTCGAAATGAATCCCAGAATGGTCGGTCCTGGCAGGCGATGAAAGAAGCAGAAGCCAACGACCCGGAATTGGCTGCGCGAAACCATTTGTTCAGCTATCGCGTACTCGAAGAATTTTACGATTTTGAGAACGATCCCAACGCGCTGAACAACCTCATTGACGACCCCGACTACGCCGATGAAATCCAGGAACTTAGAAATGCGCTCGAAGAATGGATGGCAGAAACAAACGACCCGGCGCGCAAAGCCTTTCGCGGTCGCGCATCGCGGCAAGCGCTCGACGATCTGATGGATCACCTCGCGGATACAATTGGAAAACGTCCCAATGAGTAA
- a CDS encoding sulfatase-like hydrolase/transferase, with protein MAQLPNILIILGDDHGYGDISAHRGPHIQTPNIDRIAENGMRLTQFYANSSVCSPSRAALMTGRYPDRVGVPGVIRTYPESNWGYFSRDAITLPSMLKQKDYHTSIVGKWHLGLEPENHPCKRGFDHFHGFLGDMMDDYYTHLRHDQNYMRKDLEVIDPHGHATDLFTEWAIDVIRGHAHSSQPFFLYLAYNAPHTPIQPPEDWIERVRQREPDASPERVKYIALVEHMDAGIGRVLDALEKTGQLSNTLVIYTSDNGGQLNVGATNGDLKGGKGQMYEGGIRVPTCAMWADEIEKGQVCDNVAMLMDLFPTACEIAGVSVNHEIEGLSILPTLRGENQDFSDRAMYWVRKDGGPSFLGLNQHAVRRGNIKLLHNSPFEPLELYDLGNDPQEASDQAKTGAFREMGELLQTEMQQNGSVPWQA; from the coding sequence ATGGCACAGTTGCCCAATATCCTGATCATCCTGGGCGATGATCACGGTTACGGCGATATCTCGGCGCATCGGGGACCGCATATTCAAACGCCAAACATCGATCGCATTGCTGAAAACGGCATGCGCTTGACGCAATTCTACGCAAATTCCTCCGTATGTTCTCCCAGTCGCGCGGCATTGATGACCGGGCGATATCCAGATCGGGTCGGCGTACCTGGCGTGATTCGCACTTACCCCGAGAGTAATTGGGGATATTTCAGTCGCGATGCCATAACACTGCCGTCAATGCTCAAACAAAAAGACTACCACACGTCAATCGTTGGAAAATGGCACCTGGGCCTCGAGCCAGAGAACCATCCGTGCAAGCGCGGATTTGATCATTTCCACGGTTTTCTGGGCGACATGATGGACGATTATTACACGCATCTGCGACACGACCAGAATTACATGCGAAAGGACCTCGAGGTAATTGATCCGCACGGACACGCAACGGATTTGTTTACAGAATGGGCGATAGACGTGATTCGCGGACACGCGCATTCGTCGCAGCCTTTTTTCCTTTACCTGGCTTATAATGCGCCACACACGCCCATTCAACCGCCAGAAGATTGGATCGAACGCGTGCGCCAGCGCGAGCCTGATGCCTCGCCCGAACGGGTGAAATACATCGCGCTGGTCGAGCACATGGATGCGGGCATTGGTCGGGTCCTGGACGCGCTTGAGAAAACCGGACAACTTTCCAATACTCTCGTGATCTACACATCGGACAACGGCGGACAGTTAAATGTGGGCGCAACCAACGGTGATTTAAAAGGCGGAAAGGGACAGATGTATGAAGGCGGCATTCGGGTACCCACCTGTGCAATGTGGGCAGATGAAATCGAAAAAGGCCAGGTATGTGATAACGTTGCCATGCTGATGGACCTGTTTCCCACAGCCTGCGAAATAGCAGGTGTATCGGTCAACCATGAAATCGAAGGACTGTCTATTTTGCCAACGCTGAGAGGAGAAAACCAGGATTTCTCTGATCGCGCGATGTACTGGGTGCGAAAAGACGGGGGTCCTTCATTCCTCGGACTAAACCAGCACGCTGTTCGACGCGGCAATATCAAATTGCTGCACAACAGTCCTTTTGAACCACTGGAACTCTATGATCTGGGCAATGACCCTCAAGAGGCATCGGATCAGGCAAAAACAGGCGCATTTCGGGAAATGGGTGAGTTGTTGCAGACGGAAATGCAACAAAATGGCAGTGTGCCCTGGCAAGCATAA
- a CDS encoding D-2-hydroxyacid dehydrogenase, with product MAIKMVLQRALEEEYMRQIHDLGVETVVVKSEEDILSEIGDADAYFGGMTPQILKAAKKLRWVQATSAGLDGYYFPELRNSDLTVTNIRGIYSDVIADHVFSMVMAFARGLHHYIRNQSQSKWEKDAPVIHLAGTTLGVVGLGGIGLAVAERGPVFGMRVLGMDPAPKGKPDFIARIYSPDELSDMVGESDFVVICVPHTAQTEGLFDADMFRAMKNTGILINIGRGKVVQLHALTSALQSGQIGGAGLDVYEEEPLSQDHALWSMENVILTPHVAGVSPEIDKRRKALIVENVRRFCAGEPLLNVVDNQKGYVVDATSIWKT from the coding sequence ATGGCGATAAAAATGGTATTGCAGCGGGCATTGGAAGAGGAATACATGCGGCAGATCCACGACCTGGGTGTGGAAACTGTGGTGGTGAAGTCCGAAGAAGACATCCTGTCGGAAATTGGTGATGCAGATGCGTATTTTGGAGGTATGACGCCGCAGATTTTGAAGGCAGCGAAAAAACTGCGGTGGGTACAGGCGACGAGTGCCGGGTTGGATGGATATTACTTTCCAGAACTGCGGAATAGCGATTTGACAGTGACGAATATCCGCGGGATATACAGCGATGTGATTGCCGATCATGTCTTTTCAATGGTCATGGCATTTGCCCGCGGATTGCATCACTATATTCGCAATCAGTCCCAGAGCAAATGGGAAAAAGACGCCCCCGTAATCCACCTTGCGGGAACGACATTGGGCGTCGTCGGTTTGGGAGGCATTGGTCTGGCTGTTGCCGAGCGGGGCCCGGTCTTTGGCATGCGCGTGCTGGGGATGGATCCCGCACCAAAGGGAAAACCCGATTTTATCGCGCGTATTTATTCTCCCGATGAACTTTCGGATATGGTCGGAGAGTCGGATTTTGTGGTAATTTGCGTACCGCATACAGCACAGACCGAAGGGCTATTCGACGCAGATATGTTTCGCGCAATGAAAAATACGGGCATTCTAATCAATATCGGCCGCGGCAAAGTGGTCCAATTGCACGCCCTGACCAGCGCATTGCAATCCGGGCAAATCGGCGGTGCCGGTCTCGATGTGTATGAAGAGGAACCGCTGTCGCAAGACCACGCTCTATGGTCCATGGAAAATGTGATATTGACGCCACATGTGGCCGGTGTGTCGCCCGAAATAGACAAGCGCAGAAAGGCATTAATCGTGGAAAATGTGCGGCGATTCTGCGCGGGAGAACCCCTGTTAAATGTAGTGGATAATCAGAAGGGCTATGTCGTGGATGCGACATCGATTTGGAAAACATAA
- a CDS encoding Gfo/Idh/MocA family oxidoreductase: MASFKAGVIGCGGRGKAHARGWTASDDVAIIACADPFEAPRLAYMAEFGVENGYEDYRDMLEKEDLDFVSVCTWTGLHHDMIVDAAGSGIQAIHAEKPMAPTWGEAKSLYQACVDNDVVITFCHQRRFAGQFIKAKGIAKSGAIGEVRRFEGNCPNMFDWGTHWFDMFFFYNDDEPAEWVIGQIDAEGGREVFGTPVEGSGISWIRYQNGREGLLVTGITRMQGVANRLVGSEGFIEIGGRDARPLRVVSGTQEVDVDLSGMVSQRDATTVAVLDLVDAVKNGREPELSGRKALQATELIFATYESSRRRGRVVLPLNVDDSALLSMLEDGTVKL; this comes from the coding sequence ATGGCGAGTTTTAAAGCTGGTGTTATCGGTTGTGGGGGACGAGGGAAAGCGCACGCACGCGGGTGGACCGCGTCGGACGACGTAGCGATCATCGCGTGTGCCGACCCGTTTGAGGCACCGCGTTTGGCGTATATGGCGGAATTTGGTGTTGAAAATGGCTACGAAGACTATCGCGACATGCTGGAGAAGGAAGACCTGGACTTTGTAAGTGTGTGTACCTGGACCGGATTGCATCACGATATGATTGTAGATGCGGCGGGCAGTGGGATTCAGGCGATTCACGCAGAAAAGCCCATGGCACCGACCTGGGGAGAAGCAAAGTCGCTGTATCAGGCATGCGTGGATAACGACGTGGTCATTACATTTTGTCATCAAAGGCGGTTTGCCGGGCAATTTATAAAGGCAAAGGGGATTGCAAAATCTGGTGCCATTGGCGAAGTGCGGCGTTTTGAGGGCAATTGCCCAAACATGTTCGACTGGGGCACGCACTGGTTCGATATGTTTTTCTTTTACAATGACGATGAACCCGCCGAGTGGGTAATCGGGCAAATTGACGCAGAAGGTGGGCGCGAGGTGTTTGGGACCCCCGTAGAAGGCAGCGGAATTTCGTGGATTCGGTACCAAAATGGCCGTGAGGGATTGTTGGTAACAGGTATAACCAGGATGCAGGGCGTTGCGAATCGGTTGGTCGGGAGCGAAGGATTCATTGAAATTGGGGGCCGCGATGCTCGCCCACTCCGCGTTGTATCGGGCACCCAGGAGGTAGATGTGGATCTCAGCGGCATGGTGAGTCAGCGCGATGCGACAACCGTTGCTGTGCTGGACCTCGTCGATGCCGTGAAAAACGGACGCGAACCCGAACTTTCAGGGCGCAAAGCACTGCAAGCAACAGAATTGATTTTTGCAACTTATGAATCGAGTCGCCGCCGAGGTAGAGTTGTATTACCTCTAAATGTGGATGATTCAGCACTGTTGAGTATGCTGGAAGATGGTACGGTCAAATTATGA
- a CDS encoding sialidase family protein, whose product MKHVTVYREKGRFAGWPANYGVWSWGDEIALGFTLGYTDLHGGFHARDKDRPFVNMQARSVNGGETWKVGPMPCKTPGNRGLSADEHMNEGLRVGEILDGEHGPTDCPGNVDFSHPDFALMCARTGLGPGVCSFWYYSQDRCQSWNGPFSLPMWGQTGIAARTDYLVDSADRCTLFLTANKRNGLEGRVFAARSYDGGRKFGFLSWLSEEPAGFQIMPASLRLSENRILVTVRCTERGEFTASKHWIDAYLSEDDGLTWTHVGRPVPASGQGGNPPTLTLLKDGRIVLTYGYRAAPYGIRARISDTTGTNWSEEIGLREDGGNADIGYPRTVLRPDGSLVTAYYYNDTPEGERYIGATIWKP is encoded by the coding sequence ATGAAACACGTAACAGTGTACCGAGAAAAGGGGCGTTTTGCGGGTTGGCCCGCAAATTACGGCGTGTGGTCGTGGGGTGACGAGATCGCGCTGGGATTTACGCTGGGATATACAGATCTCCATGGCGGTTTTCACGCGCGAGACAAAGACCGTCCATTTGTAAACATGCAGGCGCGAAGTGTGAATGGCGGCGAAACCTGGAAAGTAGGCCCCATGCCGTGCAAAACCCCGGGAAATCGCGGATTGTCAGCCGACGAACACATGAATGAGGGATTGCGCGTAGGTGAAATTCTGGACGGTGAACACGGGCCGACAGATTGTCCGGGCAATGTGGATTTTTCGCATCCCGACTTCGCATTGATGTGTGCCAGGACGGGCCTGGGTCCGGGAGTCTGTTCCTTCTGGTACTATTCGCAGGACCGATGCCAGTCGTGGAACGGGCCTTTCTCGCTCCCAATGTGGGGGCAAACCGGGATTGCTGCGCGAACGGATTATCTGGTGGATAGCGCGGATCGGTGCACACTATTTCTAACGGCGAATAAACGCAATGGACTGGAAGGCCGCGTATTTGCTGCGCGGTCTTATGATGGCGGGCGCAAATTTGGATTTCTATCGTGGCTGAGTGAAGAACCTGCTGGTTTTCAGATCATGCCCGCAAGTTTGCGTCTCAGTGAAAATCGCATTCTCGTCACTGTGCGCTGCACGGAACGCGGAGAATTTACAGCGTCAAAACACTGGATCGACGCGTATTTATCCGAAGATGATGGGTTGACATGGACACATGTCGGTCGGCCTGTACCCGCTTCTGGCCAGGGGGGAAACCCGCCGACATTGACGCTTCTGAAGGACGGACGAATCGTTCTAACTTACGGTTATCGCGCCGCACCTTATGGTATTCGCGCCAGGATCAGTGACACGACCGGAACCAACTGGAGCGAGGAAATTGGACTGCGCGAAGATGGTGGCAATGCGGATATTGGGTATCCGCGCACTGTTCTGAGACCCGATGGATCACTTGTAACTGCCTATTATTATAACGATACTCCCGAAGGCGAACGCTATATCGGCGCGACCATCTGGAAACCCTGA
- a CDS encoding sulfatase, giving the protein MPNLIVLLSDQLRRQALGVHGDPDARTPHLDAFAQQGVRFDNACSTYPICVPFRFTLMTGEYAHVRKIPGIEYAMSTEERTLADEFNEAGYETIYVGKWHLDGGHGRLGSAVQVNRTRIPRSRQGRWQKWYGFELRNDPFDTCYFEDDDPTPKKIEGYQTDGLFQIGMDHIKDRVDDRPFCMVLSVEPPHDPFVAPEDVQSAWEARDIVLPENFDVADPAQRETFILNRKRYNAMVENLDANVGKMMAFLKAEGLLDDTVVVFLSDHGELAGAHGLRAKQWPYEESVGIPLMVWDPRIRERAGTVINDPTCTEDLFPTLLGLVGLTPKNEVPGTNLTPLIHGDVDALDREGVLLEFVAELRERPPFFDEVWRGFRTRDYKYTVKGNNMGGKPWQFFDLKNDPGEMNNLVDDPNYRDLVVHHHRLLCERMIETEDHFVLLPAFDSEGVNAWEE; this is encoded by the coding sequence ATGCCAAATCTAATCGTTTTATTGAGTGACCAGTTGCGCCGGCAGGCTCTTGGCGTTCACGGCGATCCGGATGCACGCACACCGCATCTGGACGCCTTTGCACAACAGGGTGTTCGATTTGACAATGCGTGTTCCACGTATCCGATCTGTGTGCCTTTTCGGTTTACACTTATGACCGGCGAATATGCCCATGTCCGCAAAATACCGGGCATTGAATACGCTATGTCCACGGAAGAGCGGACGCTGGCAGATGAGTTTAATGAGGCGGGGTATGAAACCATTTATGTGGGCAAATGGCATCTCGATGGCGGGCACGGGCGGTTGGGATCTGCTGTGCAGGTCAACCGCACGCGGATACCGCGTTCTCGGCAGGGTCGCTGGCAAAAGTGGTATGGTTTTGAGCTGCGCAATGATCCCTTTGATACCTGTTATTTTGAAGATGACGATCCCACGCCGAAAAAAATTGAGGGGTATCAGACCGATGGTTTGTTTCAAATTGGTATGGATCATATAAAAGACCGCGTGGATGACCGTCCTTTCTGTATGGTCCTTTCTGTAGAACCGCCTCACGATCCTTTTGTGGCTCCCGAAGATGTGCAATCCGCCTGGGAAGCGAGAGATATTGTATTACCCGAAAACTTTGATGTGGCGGATCCCGCACAGCGCGAAACGTTCATTCTCAATCGCAAGCGCTATAATGCTATGGTTGAGAATCTGGATGCCAATGTGGGAAAGATGATGGCTTTTCTCAAAGCGGAAGGATTATTGGATGATACAGTCGTGGTCTTTTTATCTGACCACGGCGAGTTAGCGGGCGCACACGGTCTGCGCGCCAAGCAGTGGCCCTACGAAGAATCTGTGGGGATTCCTCTCATGGTGTGGGATCCCCGCATAAGAGAACGGGCGGGAACGGTGATCAATGACCCAACATGCACCGAGGATTTGTTTCCAACACTGCTTGGATTGGTGGGGTTAACCCCAAAAAATGAGGTGCCGGGGACGAACTTGACACCGCTCATTCACGGGGATGTAGATGCGCTTGATCGCGAGGGTGTTTTGCTCGAGTTTGTTGCAGAACTGCGGGAAAGACCACCATTTTTTGATGAGGTCTGGCGGGGATTTCGGACGCGGGATTACAAATATACCGTGAAGGGCAATAACATGGGCGGCAAGCCCTGGCAATTTTTTGATCTGAAAAACGATCCCGGGGAAATGAATAATCTGGTGGATGATCCCAATTACCGCGACCTGGTTGTCCACCATCATCGCTTGCTGTGCGAGCGCATGATTGAGACAGAGGATCACTTTGTCCTGCTTCCGGCGTTTGACAGTGAAGGTGTAAACGCCTGGGAAGAATAA
- a CDS encoding DNA-3-methyladenine glycosylase 2 family protein, producing MLTYDSQKAMRVLCKNDRRLGQLIEQAGPINLDLPRQVNPFDALLRSIIYQQLSGKAAAAIHKRVRALFSGGNINPDEVLAMDDQVLRNAGMSRAKVVAVNDLAQKTIDGLIPPGSRLREMSDADIVENLTQVRGIGEWTVQMLLMFQLGRPDVLPTKDLGVRKGFMLTYGLDELPTEKEMIVYCERWRPYRSVGSWYMWRALEL from the coding sequence GTGCTGACTTATGATTCTCAAAAAGCAATGCGGGTATTGTGCAAAAATGATCGCAGACTCGGTCAATTAATCGAGCAGGCAGGGCCAATAAACCTTGATTTACCCAGACAAGTAAACCCTTTTGATGCGCTTTTGCGGTCGATTATCTATCAACAACTCTCAGGAAAAGCGGCTGCCGCCATTCACAAACGGGTGCGTGCGCTGTTTTCTGGGGGAAATATCAATCCGGATGAAGTGCTTGCGATGGATGACCAGGTGCTTCGCAATGCGGGCATGTCCCGGGCAAAAGTGGTTGCGGTAAATGATCTGGCGCAAAAAACCATAGATGGTCTGATTCCCCCGGGTTCACGCCTTCGCGAAATGTCGGATGCCGATATTGTAGAAAATCTTACACAGGTGCGCGGCATTGGAGAGTGGACGGTTCAAATGCTTCTGATGTTTCAACTCGGTAGGCCAGATGTGCTCCCCACAAAAGATTTGGGGGTGCGCAAGGGATTTATGCTCACTTATGGGTTGGATGAGTTGCCAACAGAAAAAGAAATGATAGTTTATTGCGAGCGGTGGCGACCTTATCGCTCAGTGGGAAGCTGGTACATGTGGCGGGCACTTGAATTGTGA
- the dnaA gene encoding chromosomal replication initiator protein DnaA: protein MDERSSDLWNRCLYAIQEKIQDQSFETWFAPIKARQFTSEETILVVPERIYADWLEQNYIGLIKTTIQEVFTWNPRITFVVGDTHQQMPSHATDAPGFMNGASLDSVSATPSFQPDPVQPVFPLNPRYRFDNFVVGESNEVSFSAAKATAESPGQTAFNPLVLYGGVGLGKTHLLQAIGAHCIEMGTAQRVVYVTAQQFLTDYLEGINRGTIAVFHQTYRQADVLLVDDIQYYVKTEGCQREFIHTFNALFQADKQIIISSDRPPSHLKGFEDRLISRFQWGLVTNIEAPDLSTRVAILMQKAEEMGVLLSHEIASFLAEQIDTNIRELEGALKRLIAYTKLQRYPLTIETARKTLLSPPQKTKPTITIESIQKAAAHFFEIPLDKLIGTTRKQDVATARHVSMYLSKSLTGAPLKTIGLQFGNRDHSTVIHACRRIEDKISADPEFEHLVSELQDHIVG from the coding sequence ATGGATGAACGCTCTTCTGACTTATGGAACCGGTGTCTCTACGCCATCCAGGAAAAAATACAGGATCAGAGTTTTGAAACCTGGTTCGCTCCAATCAAGGCGCGGCAGTTTACCTCTGAAGAGACTATTCTGGTGGTGCCCGAGAGGATTTATGCCGATTGGTTAGAACAAAATTACATCGGGTTGATCAAAACGACTATCCAGGAAGTTTTCACATGGAATCCACGCATAACTTTTGTCGTTGGTGATACTCATCAACAAATGCCATCTCATGCGACAGATGCTCCCGGATTCATGAACGGAGCATCTCTTGATTCTGTATCTGCTACCCCATCTTTCCAACCTGACCCTGTCCAACCAGTATTTCCGCTCAATCCACGCTACAGGTTTGACAATTTTGTTGTCGGTGAAAGCAATGAGGTGTCGTTTTCCGCGGCAAAAGCCACGGCAGAGTCGCCTGGACAAACGGCTTTTAATCCCCTTGTCCTTTATGGTGGCGTTGGGTTGGGAAAAACCCACCTGCTCCAGGCCATTGGCGCACACTGTATCGAAATGGGGACCGCTCAACGCGTGGTTTATGTTACTGCACAACAGTTTCTCACAGATTATTTAGAGGGAATCAATCGCGGAACAATCGCTGTTTTCCATCAAACATATCGCCAGGCGGATGTGTTGCTCGTTGATGACATCCAGTATTATGTGAAGACCGAAGGTTGCCAAAGAGAGTTTATCCATACATTTAATGCCCTATTTCAAGCAGATAAACAGATTATCATCAGTTCTGATCGCCCACCTTCTCATCTCAAGGGATTTGAAGATCGGTTGATTTCTCGGTTCCAATGGGGTTTGGTTACAAATATCGAAGCACCTGACCTGTCCACGCGCGTGGCAATTTTAATGCAAAAAGCAGAAGAGATGGGCGTTTTATTATCTCACGAAATTGCCAGTTTTTTAGCTGAGCAGATCGATACCAATATACGCGAACTCGAAGGCGCATTAAAACGCCTGATCGCCTATACCAAATTACAGCGCTACCCCCTCACGATTGAAACAGCGCGAAAGACGCTGCTAAGCCCGCCTCAAAAGACCAAACCGACTATCACTATTGAAAGCATTCAAAAAGCAGCAGCTCACTTCTTTGAAATACCTTTGGATAAACTGATTGGTACAACGCGGAAGCAAGATGTGGCAACAGCCCGTCATGTGAGTATGTATTTGAGCAAATCTCTGACAGGTGCTCCACTCAAGACTATTGGTTTGCAATTTGGAAATCGCGATCACAGCACAGTTATTCACGCATGCCGGAGAATAGAAGACAAAATATCAGCGGATCCAGAATTTGAACATCTTGTGAGTGAACTACAAGATCACATCGTAGGTTAG